In one Kitasatospora cineracea genomic region, the following are encoded:
- a CDS encoding LamG domain-containing protein yields MLKIYGDRSYRHVTMARHQGTTIAFAMDSARRIVYSVLDLAGQQSKGDADAAYWSDNPAELVLPREIAEVGFAVVGATAMPTVKRGGAEAAVDERPLDSEIDPYLSTTARLTADAPFHVVSDGTYVVVLRQSIGETHPDAVYKLTGGGCSADASRTDYVLSGTKKVPLVRDTLLCDRFLLVDGKLKPVLEVRYKRSRHAGRPASAKDTLGTEDMEGRPFYEPTQELSFVRNLTRGRFAAVLVPTAVSSARRWQLFAHNDATGRIDGFSVEQGDQGLFNTQGTRFYTSPDPLYRDAVFERSPGTCPFTNQDLVPVTSTEGHAETALGLTGTNDAHVDLGDPAALRFGGRAYSIEAWVKPTAYDRPVLSRGGEYRFGLDAAGSLRLAHEGAATAVVSTDTVPKDVYTHVAATFDGTTAKLYVNGRLSGSGAIPFTPATGVNTLIGKQVSGAAADLFAGDLDEVRVWSRERSAAELTDDLNHRLIGNEPGLTAYYRFDEGSGTTAHDQSDRALHGTLKGDAKWTGSDAPVGDHPGVRRDSFVLKGRTVESGMSAVIYHQQENVSAGYRPDPKPAKRQARVLLAFAAKYGQEPALVSLDFAVGRDGRLAQVPDVLDPAVLRRPVKGQDSEQVSALQQLIRQLEPEVAALPVEIARLKATAGQVDYWQGEHDRLLPGFERLERQYLAEKDLPTAWNHALEVKVPRDSNGQVVRYFNTPIHTSVIVSLGPIRTTWRLEETGESQNGRPYYWLVGNERNNLDLHVRNNATAQNTMLDTIVREPGNPFAQFQLTAEGEYTRIVNRGSKLALGLPASFPAPTPVQATECLTGDSGLIKLVPVSLRSGLDTTYPPAKQEMDNARQRLQEAKTAGQRVKELELKLIGKQADLKDAQEKLARLSTALQGDDDLTVAMPLISVDTTGLSLSGGLLEFARGTDRPALLDSGTGNVVLYFRGANEQFFAVYYDTAVTRGTQRLTGNGGTLGFLARDPGVLLDNAVIKVSDGDAPGRCDLTVTVGGDTETWRSLPRKADQLAAALAGQSGQAVTVGTVAQVTGSTVEFTAATTVAVAAKAHLQIGANGYAASADAPVGAKTLTLTGPGTAVKPGDTVTVVGYDWARAESTRVGVLLSAGSRLITLNTGGATSVPNGTAVLVTGGRGCRWRAEMPGRAFLFDGKDQYLTLPAAQQKNAAPAGDLTLEAWVNPEAGRGRIIHGRTDGSGYSLGLAEVGLPVRQFVGQSKEVLTNSLDLAGRDFTIELWAKRSQARAAREPLLLHGTPEGRQSQTLCLCFEVNGTFRFALYGDDLDTAQPYPDLDWHHWAAAYKAATREQILYRDGIEVARRTASAPYQGNGPLMLGHFPFSNEYLDGQIDEVRVFGRVRTPQEISAQRYQRISDREPGLLGRWTFEGSGSPASPIKGYQVVARVGERVLRSADRFPCNEWAHLAATFTQAWALRLDGGEGLSVASQDSLNLLEDLTVEAFVQVDKVGAPMALVTKGTAVNGGREGVPYQLGVLADGRVEFAFAEADGNPVRYVSDRAVKAGAFQRISVVRQRRKAEVSAATGTQPANAGQPEQDIRFYLDGGLAGSYVYGGPGPQSNSSDLEIGRGLNGVLCEVRLWSSARTFNQLGQPVAVREKGLLARWPFEENAGNTTLDVSGSFPAKLRGARWTRDVDPAASPLRLYRNGEPLLATTAPLPADLLPYGDPQLTLGARLEGASPPSC; encoded by the coding sequence TTGCTCAAGATCTACGGTGACCGGTCGTACCGGCACGTGACGATGGCCCGGCACCAGGGCACGACCATCGCGTTCGCGATGGACTCGGCCCGGCGGATCGTCTACTCCGTGCTGGACCTGGCCGGCCAGCAGTCCAAGGGGGACGCGGACGCCGCGTACTGGAGCGACAACCCGGCCGAGCTGGTCCTGCCGCGGGAGATCGCCGAGGTCGGGTTCGCCGTGGTCGGGGCGACCGCGATGCCGACGGTCAAGCGCGGCGGCGCCGAGGCGGCGGTCGACGAGCGGCCGTTGGACAGCGAGATCGACCCGTACCTGTCCACCACCGCGCGGTTGACCGCGGACGCCCCGTTCCACGTGGTGTCGGACGGCACGTACGTGGTGGTGCTGCGGCAGTCGATCGGTGAGACGCACCCCGACGCGGTGTACAAGCTGACCGGCGGCGGCTGCTCCGCCGACGCCTCCCGCACCGACTACGTGCTGAGCGGCACGAAGAAGGTGCCGCTGGTCCGCGACACCCTGCTGTGCGACCGCTTCCTGCTGGTGGACGGCAAGCTCAAGCCGGTGCTGGAGGTGCGCTACAAGCGCAGCCGGCACGCCGGCCGTCCCGCGTCGGCCAAGGACACCCTGGGCACCGAGGACATGGAGGGCCGGCCGTTCTACGAGCCGACCCAGGAGCTGTCGTTCGTCCGCAACCTGACCCGCGGCCGGTTCGCCGCGGTGCTGGTGCCCACCGCGGTCAGCAGTGCGCGGCGCTGGCAGCTGTTCGCCCACAACGACGCCACCGGGAGGATCGACGGCTTCAGCGTCGAGCAGGGCGACCAGGGGCTGTTCAACACCCAGGGCACGCGTTTCTACACCAGCCCGGACCCGCTGTACCGGGACGCGGTGTTCGAGCGCAGCCCGGGCACCTGCCCGTTCACCAACCAGGATCTGGTGCCGGTGACCAGCACCGAGGGGCACGCGGAGACCGCGCTGGGCCTCACCGGGACCAACGACGCGCACGTCGACCTGGGCGACCCGGCGGCGCTGCGCTTCGGCGGCAGGGCGTACTCGATCGAGGCTTGGGTCAAGCCCACCGCGTACGACCGCCCGGTGCTGTCCCGGGGCGGGGAGTACCGGTTCGGCCTGGACGCCGCCGGGTCGCTGCGCCTCGCGCACGAGGGGGCCGCGACGGCGGTCGTCTCCACCGACACCGTCCCGAAGGACGTCTACACGCACGTCGCGGCCACCTTCGACGGGACGACCGCGAAGCTGTACGTCAACGGCAGGCTGTCCGGCAGCGGGGCGATACCGTTCACACCGGCCACCGGCGTGAACACCCTGATCGGCAAGCAGGTCTCCGGCGCCGCCGCCGACCTCTTCGCGGGCGACCTCGACGAGGTGCGGGTGTGGAGCCGGGAGCGGTCCGCCGCCGAGCTCACGGACGACCTGAACCACCGCCTGATCGGCAACGAGCCGGGCCTGACCGCCTACTACCGGTTCGACGAGGGCTCCGGGACCACCGCCCACGACCAGAGCGACCGGGCCCTGCACGGCACGCTCAAGGGCGACGCGAAGTGGACCGGCTCGGACGCCCCGGTCGGCGACCACCCCGGGGTGCGCCGCGACAGCTTCGTCCTCAAGGGGCGCACGGTCGAGTCCGGCATGTCCGCCGTGATCTACCACCAGCAGGAGAACGTCTCGGCCGGCTACCGGCCCGACCCCAAGCCCGCCAAGCGGCAGGCCCGGGTGCTGCTGGCGTTCGCCGCCAAGTACGGCCAGGAGCCCGCGCTGGTGAGCCTGGACTTCGCCGTCGGCCGCGACGGCCGGCTCGCCCAGGTGCCCGACGTGCTGGACCCGGCGGTGCTCCGGCGGCCCGTGAAGGGCCAGGACTCCGAACAGGTCAGCGCCCTGCAGCAGTTGATCCGGCAGCTGGAGCCGGAGGTCGCCGCCCTGCCGGTGGAGATCGCCCGGCTCAAGGCCACGGCCGGCCAGGTCGACTACTGGCAGGGGGAGCACGACCGGCTGCTGCCGGGGTTCGAGCGGCTGGAGCGGCAGTACCTCGCCGAGAAGGACCTGCCGACCGCCTGGAACCACGCCCTGGAAGTCAAGGTCCCGCGCGATTCCAACGGCCAGGTGGTGCGGTACTTCAACACCCCCATCCACACGTCGGTCATCGTCTCTCTCGGCCCCATCCGCACGACCTGGCGGCTGGAGGAAACCGGCGAGAGCCAGAACGGCAGGCCCTACTACTGGCTGGTCGGCAACGAGCGGAACAACCTCGACCTGCACGTCCGCAACAACGCGACGGCGCAGAACACCATGCTGGACACGATCGTCCGCGAACCGGGCAACCCCTTCGCCCAGTTCCAGCTGACCGCCGAGGGTGAGTACACCCGCATCGTCAACCGGGGCAGCAAGCTCGCGCTGGGCCTGCCCGCCTCGTTCCCGGCCCCCACCCCGGTCCAGGCGACCGAGTGCCTCACCGGCGACTCCGGCCTGATCAAGCTGGTGCCCGTCTCGCTGCGCTCGGGGCTGGACACGACGTACCCGCCGGCCAAGCAGGAGATGGACAACGCGCGCCAGCGCCTCCAGGAGGCGAAGACGGCCGGGCAGCGCGTCAAGGAGCTCGAGCTCAAGCTGATCGGCAAGCAGGCGGACCTCAAGGACGCCCAGGAGAAGCTGGCCCGCCTGTCGACCGCCCTGCAGGGCGACGACGACCTGACCGTGGCCATGCCGCTGATCTCGGTGGACACCACCGGGCTCAGCCTCTCCGGCGGCCTGCTCGAATTCGCCCGCGGCACCGACCGGCCCGCGCTGCTCGACAGCGGCACCGGCAACGTCGTGCTGTACTTCCGCGGCGCCAACGAGCAGTTCTTCGCCGTCTACTACGACACCGCCGTCACCCGCGGCACCCAGCGGCTGACCGGCAACGGCGGCACGCTCGGCTTCCTCGCCCGCGACCCGGGCGTCCTGCTGGACAACGCCGTCATCAAGGTGTCCGACGGCGACGCCCCCGGCCGCTGCGACCTGACGGTCACCGTCGGCGGCGACACCGAGACCTGGCGCTCGCTGCCGCGCAAGGCCGATCAGCTGGCCGCCGCCCTGGCCGGGCAGTCCGGCCAGGCGGTCACGGTCGGCACCGTCGCCCAGGTGACCGGCAGCACCGTGGAGTTCACCGCGGCCACCACCGTCGCGGTCGCGGCCAAGGCCCACCTGCAGATCGGCGCCAACGGGTACGCCGCGTCCGCCGACGCCCCGGTCGGCGCCAAGACGCTCACCCTCACCGGGCCGGGCACGGCGGTCAAGCCGGGCGACACGGTCACCGTGGTCGGCTACGACTGGGCCCGCGCCGAGTCCACCCGGGTCGGGGTCCTGCTCTCCGCAGGCTCCCGGCTGATCACCCTGAACACCGGCGGCGCCACCTCCGTGCCCAACGGCACGGCCGTCCTGGTGACCGGCGGCCGCGGCTGCCGCTGGCGGGCCGAGATGCCCGGCCGCGCCTTCCTGTTCGACGGCAAGGACCAGTACCTGACGCTGCCCGCCGCCCAGCAGAAGAACGCCGCCCCCGCCGGCGACCTGACCCTGGAAGCCTGGGTCAACCCCGAGGCCGGACGGGGCCGGATCATCCACGGCCGGACGGACGGGTCGGGATACTCGCTGGGCCTCGCCGAAGTCGGGCTGCCGGTGCGGCAGTTCGTCGGCCAGAGCAAGGAGGTGCTGACCAACTCGCTCGACCTGGCGGGCCGCGACTTCACCATCGAACTGTGGGCCAAGCGCAGCCAGGCCCGCGCTGCCCGGGAACCGCTGCTGCTCCACGGCACCCCGGAGGGTCGGCAGAGCCAGACCCTGTGCCTGTGCTTCGAGGTCAACGGGACCTTCCGCTTCGCGCTGTACGGCGACGACCTGGACACCGCCCAGCCCTACCCGGACCTGGACTGGCACCACTGGGCCGCCGCGTACAAGGCCGCCACCCGCGAGCAGATCCTCTACCGGGACGGCATCGAGGTCGCCCGGCGCACCGCCTCCGCGCCGTACCAGGGCAACGGGCCGCTGATGCTGGGCCACTTCCCCTTCAGCAACGAGTACCTCGACGGCCAGATCGACGAGGTGCGCGTCTTCGGCCGGGTCCGCACCCCGCAGGAGATCTCCGCCCAGCGCTACCAGCGGATCTCCGACCGGGAGCCCGGCCTGCTGGGCCGCTGGACCTTCGAGGGGTCGGGCAGCCCGGCCTCGCCGATCAAGGGCTACCAGGTGGTCGCCCGGGTCGGCGAGCGGGTGCTGCGGTCGGCCGACCGCTTCCCGTGCAACGAGTGGGCGCACCTCGCCGCGACCTTCACCCAGGCCTGGGCGCTGCGCCTGGACGGCGGCGAGGGCCTGTCGGTGGCCTCGCAGGACTCGCTGAACCTCCTGGAGGACCTCACCGTCGAGGCGTTCGTCCAGGTCGACAAGGTGGGCGCGCCGATGGCGCTGGTCACCAAGGGCACGGCCGTCAACGGCGGCCGGGAGGGCGTGCCGTACCAGCTGGGCGTCCTGGCCGACGGCCGGGTGGAGTTCGCCTTCGCCGAGGCCGACGGGAACCCCGTCCGGTACGTCTCCGACCGGGCCGTCAAGGCCGGGGCCTTCCAGCGGATCAGCGTGGTGCGCCAGCGCCGCAAGGCCGAGGTGTCCGCCGCCACCGGCACCCAGCCGGCCAACGCCGGCCAGCCCGAGCAGGACATCCGCTTCTACCTCGACGGTGGCCTGGCCGGCAGCTACGTGTACGGCGGCCCGGGTCCGCAGTCCAACAGCAGCGACCTGGAGATCGGCCGGGGCCTGAACGGCGTCCTGTGCGAGGTGCGGCTGTGGAGCTCCGCACGGACGTTCAACCAGCTCGGCCAGCCGGTCGCCGTCCGCGAGAAGGGGCTGCTGGCGCGCTGGCCCTTCGAGGAGAACGCCGGCAACACCACCCTGGACGTCTCCGGTTCCTTCCCCGCCAAGCTGCGCGGCGCCCGCTGGACCCGTGACGTCGACCCGGCGGCCAGCCCGCTGCGGCTGTACCGCAACGGCGAGCCGCTGCTCGCCACCACCGCCCCGCTCCCGGCGGACCTCCTCCCCTACGGCGACCCGCAACTCACCCTCGGCGCGCGGCTGGAGGGGGCAAGCCCACCGAGCTGCTGA
- a CDS encoding FAD-dependent monooxygenase translates to MARIVVVGGGIAGTAAALALQKAGHEPTVHEAHPETDADIGAFMTLASNGMRALAGFDAARAVAGVGFDVTRMNVLDAAGTELAAVPLGEHDRPLTRYRCLRRAELAAVLRAEARRRGIDLRHAARLTGVTETDTTVTARFADGTTATGDLLVGADGLHSTVRAWLDPDGPGPAYAGQRVFYGYSDTAPRAAAAPGLITMVRGSAAAFGYLVPPTGRTHWFARVPGPPLGPGERARTTPAQWRARLEPLLRPDRTPCADIVAGTGDDLMVIDALHLPPGGRWRGRRTVLIGDAAHAASPATGQGASMALEDALVLAKALRDTPALDAALARYEHHRRPRAEQNTAASARLTAARPAEDTRGGADTRRAADGGSDEALLRLLDWNTPL, encoded by the coding sequence ATGGCTCGGATCGTGGTGGTCGGCGGCGGGATCGCCGGAACGGCGGCCGCGCTGGCCCTGCAGAAGGCCGGCCACGAGCCGACCGTCCACGAGGCGCACCCCGAAACGGACGCGGACATCGGCGCGTTCATGACCCTGGCCAGCAACGGCATGCGCGCCCTGGCCGGGTTCGACGCCGCCCGGGCCGTGGCCGGCGTCGGCTTCGACGTCACCCGGATGAACGTCCTCGACGCGGCCGGGACCGAACTGGCGGCCGTGCCGCTCGGCGAACACGACCGGCCGCTCACCCGCTACCGCTGCCTGCGCCGGGCCGAACTCGCCGCCGTGCTCCGGGCCGAGGCCCGCCGGCGCGGGATCGACCTGCGGCACGCCGCCCGGCTCACCGGCGTCACGGAGACCGACACCACCGTCACGGCCCGCTTCGCCGACGGCACCACCGCCACCGGGGACCTGCTGGTCGGCGCCGACGGCCTGCACTCCACCGTCCGGGCCTGGCTCGACCCGGACGGCCCCGGCCCCGCCTACGCCGGGCAGCGCGTCTTCTACGGCTACAGCGACACCGCACCGCGGGCCGCCGCCGCACCCGGCCTGATCACCATGGTCCGCGGCAGCGCGGCCGCCTTCGGCTACCTGGTCCCGCCCACCGGCCGGACCCACTGGTTCGCCCGCGTCCCGGGCCCGCCGCTCGGCCCGGGGGAACGCGCCCGCACGACACCCGCCCAGTGGCGCGCCCGGCTGGAACCGCTGCTGCGCCCCGACCGCACCCCCTGCGCCGACATCGTGGCGGGCACCGGCGACGACCTGATGGTCATCGACGCCCTCCACCTGCCGCCCGGGGGCCGCTGGCGCGGCCGCCGCACGGTGCTGATCGGCGACGCCGCGCACGCCGCCTCCCCCGCCACCGGGCAGGGCGCCTCGATGGCGCTGGAGGACGCCCTCGTCCTCGCCAAGGCCCTCCGGGACACCCCCGCCCTCGACGCCGCCCTCGCCCGCTACGAACACCACCGCCGCCCCCGGGCCGAACAGAACACCGCCGCCAGCGCCCGCCTCACCGCCGCCCGCCCCGCCGAGGACACCCGGGGCGGCGCGGACACCCGGCGCGCCGCGGACGGCGGGTCGGACGAGGCGCTGCTGCGCCTGCTCGACTGGAACACCCCGCTCTGA
- a CDS encoding hemerythrin domain-containing protein, producing MTGTTTGTGTGTAPQEDVVDVLLAQHQRIRDLFADVRAAQGEHKQQAFDELRALLAVHETGEELVVRPAAERAAGKGEAKARNEEEAEANRALLELEKLDVTSPEFDAELTAFQQAVEAHAQHEETEEFPALRASCDADQRRAMGRRLLAAERIAPTHPHPGTAGKPALQWTVGPFASLLDRAKDAFAHHRD from the coding sequence ATGACCGGCACGACCACCGGGACGGGGACGGGGACGGCGCCGCAGGAGGACGTCGTCGACGTCCTGCTGGCGCAGCACCAGCGGATCCGGGACCTGTTCGCGGACGTCCGCGCCGCGCAGGGCGAGCACAAGCAGCAGGCGTTCGACGAACTGCGGGCGCTGCTGGCGGTCCACGAGACCGGCGAGGAGCTGGTGGTGCGGCCCGCGGCCGAGCGCGCGGCCGGGAAGGGCGAGGCGAAGGCCCGCAACGAGGAGGAGGCCGAGGCCAACCGCGCTCTGCTGGAACTGGAGAAGCTCGACGTGACGAGCCCCGAGTTCGACGCCGAACTCACCGCCTTCCAGCAGGCGGTGGAGGCCCACGCACAGCACGAGGAGACGGAGGAGTTCCCCGCGCTGCGGGCCTCCTGCGACGCCGACCAGCGCCGGGCGATGGGCCGCCGCCTCCTGGCGGCCGAGCGGATCGCGCCGACCCACCCGCACCCGGGCACCGCCGGCAAACCGGCCCTGCAGTGGACGGTGGGCCCCTTCGCCTCCCTGCTGGACCGGGCCAAGGACGCCTTCGCCCACCACCGCGACTGA
- a CDS encoding carboxylate-amine ligase, whose translation MVTVGVEEEYLLLDAATGVPVARAEQVRQAAEQQPGIDRGEVQRELLQAQLEVATPVCETLDEVGAHLTRLRGALAEAAASHGCRLAAVGAAPFTDRLSVPVSDTPRYRTIHGDAPQLTDEQLITGMHVHVGVPDRGAGVALLNGLRPWLPLLVALSANSPLWNGTDTGFADWRTVVFSRWPVSGVPPHFDGAADYDARIRALVDTGLIGDVGRLYWQARLSERYPTVEIRAMDVQLRVDEAVMLTGLVRAVAATLLADPDPAHAAAFHPEALAAAVWYAARHGCTERLHDPRTGTLDSPPAVVDRVLDTLGPALRRHGDAPLVEPLLKRLLTEGNGAVRQLRELRRGGRAGLVDLISSVTDGTDGTDGTDDATGSTGSTEGADHPGRAAGPAR comes from the coding sequence ATGGTGACCGTGGGTGTGGAAGAGGAGTACCTGTTGCTGGACGCCGCCACCGGAGTGCCGGTGGCCCGGGCCGAACAGGTCCGGCAGGCGGCCGAGCAGCAACCCGGGATCGATCGGGGCGAGGTGCAACGCGAGCTGCTGCAGGCGCAGTTGGAGGTCGCCACCCCGGTCTGCGAGACGCTCGACGAGGTCGGCGCCCACCTGACCCGGCTGCGCGGCGCCCTCGCGGAGGCGGCCGCCTCGCACGGCTGCCGGCTGGCCGCCGTCGGCGCCGCCCCCTTCACCGACCGCCTGTCGGTACCGGTCAGCGACACCCCCCGGTACCGCACCATCCACGGGGACGCCCCGCAGCTGACGGACGAACAGCTGATCACCGGCATGCACGTGCACGTCGGCGTCCCGGACCGCGGAGCGGGCGTCGCCCTCCTCAACGGCCTGCGCCCCTGGCTGCCGCTGCTCGTCGCACTGTCCGCCAACTCGCCGCTGTGGAACGGCACCGACACCGGCTTCGCCGACTGGCGGACCGTGGTCTTCAGCCGGTGGCCGGTCAGCGGCGTCCCCCCGCACTTCGACGGCGCCGCCGACTACGACGCCCGGATCCGCGCCCTGGTCGACACCGGACTGATCGGCGACGTGGGCCGGCTCTACTGGCAGGCCCGGCTCTCCGAGCGCTACCCCACCGTCGAGATCAGGGCCATGGACGTCCAACTCCGCGTCGACGAGGCCGTGATGCTGACCGGCCTGGTCCGGGCGGTCGCCGCGACCCTGCTCGCCGACCCCGACCCCGCCCACGCCGCCGCGTTCCACCCCGAGGCCCTGGCCGCCGCGGTCTGGTACGCCGCCCGCCACGGCTGCACCGAACGGCTCCACGACCCCCGCACCGGCACCCTGGACTCCCCGCCGGCGGTCGTGGACCGGGTCCTCGACACCCTCGGCCCCGCCCTGCGCCGCCACGGCGACGCCCCGCTGGTCGAACCCCTCCTGAAACGCCTGCTCACCGAGGGCAACGGCGCGGTCCGCCAGCTCCGCGAACTGCGCCGCGGCGGACGCGCCGGGCTGGTCGACCTGATCAGCAGCGTCACCGACGGCACCGACGGCACCGACGGCACCGACGACGCCACCGGCAGCACCGGCAGCACCGAGGGCGCCGACCACCCCGGCCGCGCCGCCGGGCCCGCCAGGTGA
- a CDS encoding PP2C family protein-serine/threonine phosphatase yields the protein MVSGPVIDYRAVFQALPGAVALLTPDLVFVEVNEAYLSLSGRDRAQVVGRFLFDVFPDNPGDPAASGVRNLHASLRRVTATGVRDTMSLQRYDVEVPGRPGEWQERYWSPVNVPVLGPDGEVVLLVHRVEEVTELIRARGIRDSGRARALGAELYSRARELQDVNERLRRAHAREREVALHLQAAMLPALSLPDHHRAAVRYRPAAGALNVCGDWYDLVDLPDDGRTAVAVGDVVGHGLRAAGVMGQLRSALSAASRVAAGPAQALEVLDRYARSVDGAENTTAVSVFIDRSDRTLAYSSAGHPPPALCGPDGTVAFLDRATDPPLGARPEFAGRPQARTAFAEGSVLVLYTDGLVERRREDIDVGLGRLARSLARHRRAGPGPLADALLADLVPPAGLTDDTALVVLRL from the coding sequence ATCGTGAGCGGACCCGTCATCGACTACCGGGCCGTCTTCCAGGCCCTGCCGGGCGCGGTCGCCCTGCTCACCCCCGACCTGGTGTTCGTGGAGGTGAACGAGGCGTACCTGTCGCTGTCCGGGCGCGACCGCGCGCAGGTGGTCGGCCGGTTCCTGTTCGACGTCTTCCCGGACAACCCCGGCGACCCGGCGGCCAGCGGCGTGCGCAACCTGCACGCCTCGCTGCGGCGCGTCACGGCCACCGGGGTGCGCGACACCATGTCGCTGCAGCGCTACGACGTGGAGGTGCCCGGGCGGCCCGGGGAGTGGCAGGAGCGCTACTGGAGCCCGGTCAACGTGCCCGTCCTCGGCCCGGACGGGGAGGTGGTGCTCCTGGTGCACCGGGTCGAGGAGGTCACCGAGCTGATCCGGGCCCGCGGCATCCGCGACAGCGGCCGGGCCCGGGCCCTGGGGGCCGAGCTGTACAGCCGGGCCCGGGAGCTCCAGGACGTCAACGAGCGCCTGCGCCGGGCCCACGCCCGCGAACGGGAGGTGGCCCTGCACCTGCAGGCGGCGATGCTGCCCGCGCTGAGCCTGCCGGACCACCACCGGGCGGCCGTCCGCTACCGGCCCGCCGCCGGTGCGCTGAACGTCTGCGGCGACTGGTACGACCTGGTCGACCTGCCCGACGACGGGCGCACCGCGGTGGCCGTCGGCGACGTGGTCGGGCACGGGCTGCGCGCCGCCGGGGTGATGGGGCAGCTGCGCAGCGCGCTGTCGGCCGCCTCCCGGGTCGCCGCCGGCCCCGCCCAGGCCCTGGAGGTGCTGGACCGGTACGCCCGTTCCGTGGACGGCGCGGAGAACACCACCGCCGTGTCGGTCTTCATCGACCGGTCCGACCGCACCCTCGCCTACAGCAGCGCCGGTCACCCGCCGCCCGCGCTGTGCGGCCCGGACGGGACGGTGGCCTTCCTGGACCGGGCCACCGATCCCCCGCTGGGTGCCCGTCCCGAGTTCGCCGGACGCCCCCAGGCGCGGACGGCCTTCGCCGAGGGCTCCGTCCTCGTCCTGTACACCGACGGCCTGGTCGAGCGCCGCCGCGAGGACATCGACGTCGGCCTCGGCCGGCTGGCCCGCTCGCTGGCCCGCCACCGCCGCGCCGGACCCGGCCCGCTGGCCGACGCCCTGCTCGCCGACCTCGTCCCGCCCGCCGGGCTCACCGACGACACCGCCCTGGTGGTGCTGCGCCTGTGA
- a CDS encoding TspO/MBR family protein, whose translation MKARRAAPYAGAALAVAAAAVAGARASGPATPWYRSLDKPRWQPPPWVFPAVWTPLYASIAWSAGHALGRTRGRERAALAAAYGTNLTVNAGWTWLFFGLRSPAAGVAGSLLLDADTLRLIRRTARHDPAAAAALVPYAGWCLFATVLSGSLARRNS comes from the coding sequence GTGAAGGCACGACGCGCGGCCCCGTACGCGGGCGCCGCCCTGGCGGTGGCGGCCGCCGCCGTGGCGGGCGCACGGGCCTCCGGCCCCGCAACCCCGTGGTACCGGTCGCTGGACAAGCCCCGCTGGCAACCCCCGCCCTGGGTGTTCCCGGCGGTGTGGACCCCGCTGTACGCCTCGATCGCGTGGAGCGCCGGACACGCGCTCGGCCGGACCCGCGGCCGCGAACGCGCCGCCCTGGCCGCCGCGTACGGGACGAACCTGACGGTGAACGCCGGGTGGACCTGGCTCTTCTTCGGGCTGCGCAGCCCCGCGGCGGGAGTCGCGGGCAGCCTCCTGCTGGACGCCGACACCCTGCGACTGATCAGGCGGACGGCCCGCCACGACCCTGCCGCGGCCGCCGCGCTCGTGCCCTACGCCGGGTGGTGCCTCTTCGCCACCGTGCTCAGCGGCTCCCTGGCCCGCCGCAACAGCTGA
- a CDS encoding SRPBCC family protein: MTEYERSRTMPALPEPVFDEATGPGRLDTWMPRDLHVRVDDPPAATVHEDRGDTNERALLRTRREQLRMEWGTRDDGRYAGWLQVAGLDGGTSQVTVHLSFFDEDSAPPRETVEQELDESLARLEEQVRLRADSGG; the protein is encoded by the coding sequence ATGACCGAGTACGAGCGCTCCCGCACCATGCCGGCCCTCCCGGAACCGGTCTTCGACGAGGCGACCGGCCCCGGACGCCTCGACACCTGGATGCCCCGCGACCTGCACGTCCGGGTCGACGACCCGCCCGCGGCGACCGTGCACGAGGACCGCGGCGACACGAACGAGCGCGCGCTGCTGCGCACCCGGCGCGAGCAGCTGCGGATGGAGTGGGGCACCCGCGACGACGGCCGCTACGCCGGCTGGCTCCAGGTGGCCGGCCTGGACGGCGGGACCAGCCAGGTGACCGTCCACCTCTCCTTCTTCGACGAGGACTCCGCGCCCCCGCGGGAGACGGTCGAGCAGGAACTGGACGAGAGCCTCGCCCGGCTGGAGGAACAGGTCCGGCTCCGGGCCGACAGCGGCGGCTGA
- a CDS encoding chaplin has translation MSRTRKYFAVVALAATAVLGTAGAASASAGAQGVAAGSPGVLSGNLIQIPVHIPVNVCGNSIGVISALNPAFGNSCANIG, from the coding sequence ATGTCCCGCACCCGAAAGTACTTCGCCGTCGTCGCGCTGGCCGCCACCGCCGTGCTGGGCACCGCCGGAGCGGCCTCCGCGTCCGCCGGCGCCCAGGGCGTGGCCGCCGGTTCGCCCGGCGTCCTCTCGGGCAACCTGATCCAGATCCCCGTGCACATCCCGGTCAACGTGTGCGGCAACAGCATCGGCGTCATCAGCGCCCTCAACCCGGCCTTCGGCAACTCCTGCGCCAACATCGGCTGA